The following coding sequences lie in one Brevibacterium marinum genomic window:
- a CDS encoding serine/threonine-protein kinase, which produces MVQDLGGYRLVEELGSGGMGVVYLGVDGGNNPVAVKVLHPHIANDETARKRLAREVRTLRRIKHPRIAEVLDAELDSAQPFIITEFVDGQTLSDDVRDNGPFAVDELVHFGHALLDALNAVHESGVIHRDLKPANVMIMDGEPMVIDFGIAQVADEVRVTATGLVMGTPGYLSPEIADGRTSSEKTDWWGWAATMAYAATGRNPYGSGPLEAVLGRVAMGKFNLDDAPRNFVTLLSACLDPKPERRPSGQMILDALVDIESGRMPQLGSGPAAGPDAVARTPNGTARMPAVDAGPGSGGPGVGPAAAGAAAGAAAGYGASGYGASGDRAAGHGSPRGNYGNYPGSPPQGHPQAQGHPQAQGQPGPGPQGNRPPMNRGTAPPVRNPNGGIQAAPGTAMAGTNLGGPGYGQGGQLGGRPPGPGTGPPDPNGRPDPTGRPDPGRAGVQQGQPGYGWPPMAYRTIRTGGWVVFGLILLAIVIMPLGPLLVTLFAFLWSILARTGTRLDRKAQKHRFERGTNGGGVLRSLASAPGAILASALTSVATFILPAIAGTAMLVLTRLDIAGIVPSGYSEQWSVWAAGAAGALVLWIGPGAASLRYGSRLVVSPVTRNQLGRLIALSATVLLIAVGIVVIQTGAGMSWWPLSTNPFSYLPGPV; this is translated from the coding sequence ATGGTTCAGGATCTGGGTGGCTACCGCCTCGTCGAGGAGCTCGGCTCGGGCGGCATGGGTGTCGTCTACCTCGGTGTCGACGGCGGAAACAACCCTGTCGCCGTCAAGGTCCTCCACCCTCACATCGCCAATGACGAGACCGCTCGAAAACGTCTCGCACGCGAGGTCAGGACCCTGCGACGGATCAAGCACCCCCGCATCGCCGAGGTGCTCGACGCCGAGCTCGACTCGGCGCAGCCCTTCATCATCACGGAGTTCGTCGACGGGCAGACGCTGTCGGATGACGTCCGAGACAACGGCCCCTTCGCCGTGGACGAACTCGTCCACTTCGGCCATGCCCTCCTCGACGCGCTCAACGCCGTGCACGAGTCCGGAGTCATCCACCGCGACCTCAAACCCGCGAACGTGATGATCATGGACGGCGAGCCGATGGTCATCGACTTCGGCATCGCCCAGGTCGCCGACGAGGTGCGTGTGACCGCGACCGGCCTCGTGATGGGAACGCCCGGATATCTGTCGCCGGAGATCGCCGACGGCAGGACCTCGAGCGAGAAGACCGACTGGTGGGGGTGGGCCGCAACCATGGCCTATGCCGCGACCGGCCGCAACCCCTACGGCTCCGGCCCCCTCGAAGCCGTGCTGGGACGCGTGGCCATGGGCAAATTCAACCTCGACGACGCGCCGCGCAACTTCGTCACCCTTCTCTCCGCCTGTCTCGACCCGAAACCCGAACGCCGCCCCAGCGGACAGATGATCCTCGACGCCCTCGTCGACATCGAATCCGGACGCATGCCGCAGCTGGGCTCCGGACCGGCCGCCGGACCCGATGCTGTGGCGAGGACACCGAACGGGACGGCGAGGATGCCCGCCGTCGACGCCGGTCCGGGAAGCGGTGGCCCCGGGGTCGGCCCAGCCGCTGCCGGGGCCGCCGCCGGGGCGGCGGCAGGCTACGGGGCTTCGGGCTACGGTGCCTCGGGCGACAGGGCGGCCGGGCACGGATCCCCGCGCGGGAACTACGGCAACTATCCGGGCTCGCCGCCACAGGGGCACCCGCAGGCCCAGGGGCACCCGCAGGCCCAGGGTCAGCCCGGCCCCGGGCCTCAAGGGAACCGGCCGCCGATGAACCGGGGCACCGCGCCCCCCGTGCGCAACCCCAACGGAGGCATCCAGGCGGCCCCGGGAACAGCGATGGCCGGGACCAACCTCGGCGGGCCAGGATATGGGCAAGGCGGACAGCTCGGCGGCCGGCCGCCCGGACCCGGTACAGGCCCACCGGATCCCAACGGCCGACCCGATCCCACAGGTCGGCCCGATCCCGGTCGGGCCGGTGTCCAGCAGGGGCAGCCTGGATACGGTTGGCCTCCGATGGCCTATCGGACGATCAGGACCGGCGGATGGGTCGTGTTCGGTCTCATCCTGCTTGCCATCGTGATCATGCCCTTGGGTCCCCTCCTGGTCACGCTCTTCGCGTTCCTGTGGTCGATCCTGGCCCGAACCGGCACACGCTTGGACCGCAAGGCGCAGAAGCACCGGTTCGAACGCGGAACGAACGGTGGAGGGGTCCTGCGCTCGCTCGCCTCGGCGCCGGGAGCGATCCTGGCATCGGCGCTGACCTCGGTCGCAACATTCATTCTGCCTGCGATCGCGGGCACGGCGATGCTCGTGCTCACCCGACTCGACATCGCGGGAATCGTGCCCAGCGGCTACTCGGAACAGTGGTCGGTGTGGGCGGCAGGCGCCGCGGGCGCCCTCGTGCTGTGGATCGGGCCCGGGGCCGCCAGCCTGCGCTACGGATCACGGCTGGTGGTCTCTCCGGTCACACGCAACCAGCTCGGTCGGCTCATCGCCCTGTCCGCGACAGTGCTGCTCATCGCCGTCGGGATCGTGGTCATCCAGACCGGGGCGGGAATGTCCTGGTGGCCCCTGTCGACGAACCCGTTCTCCTATCTTCCGGGACCGGTGTAG
- a CDS encoding DsbA family protein — protein sequence MAKNNSGDDRRNKARENARQIAAAQDKKEKTAKTILYVGIGVVVVVVLAVVGFLLFQQNKPGVTPANYVGGGVSLAKDGVVQPKQMPDGEESDLPTPSEAGVKDNAATVTVYLDFQCPGCKAFEEANTPTLQKLVDEGSIVLEYKPVSFLDRMSSGNEYSTRSANLAACVIDSQPEVTEDLFAGLYAQQPKEQSSGRTDEELLKVAEEAGVDTSKPLTSNSEQTVKSCVTDQSFKDYVEDSSQDALDDKVEATPWVLINGERTDKTSDPQALATEILKATGEFEG from the coding sequence ATGGCGAAGAACAACTCCGGCGACGATCGGCGGAACAAGGCACGTGAGAACGCGCGCCAGATCGCAGCGGCTCAGGACAAGAAGGAGAAGACTGCCAAGACCATCCTCTACGTGGGGATCGGCGTCGTCGTGGTGGTCGTGCTCGCGGTCGTCGGTTTTCTTCTGTTCCAGCAGAACAAGCCGGGAGTGACTCCGGCCAACTACGTCGGCGGCGGTGTCAGCCTGGCCAAGGACGGCGTGGTGCAGCCGAAGCAGATGCCGGACGGAGAGGAATCCGACCTGCCGACTCCCTCCGAGGCCGGTGTGAAGGACAATGCGGCGACCGTGACCGTCTACCTCGACTTCCAGTGCCCCGGATGCAAGGCGTTCGAGGAGGCCAATACCCCGACGCTGCAGAAACTCGTCGACGAAGGCTCGATCGTGCTCGAATACAAGCCGGTGTCGTTCCTCGACCGCATGTCCAGCGGCAACGAGTACTCGACCCGCTCGGCCAACCTCGCCGCGTGTGTCATCGACTCCCAGCCGGAGGTGACCGAGGACCTCTTCGCCGGACTGTACGCCCAGCAGCCCAAGGAGCAGTCGAGCGGTCGCACCGATGAGGAGCTCCTCAAGGTCGCCGAGGAAGCAGGCGTCGACACCTCGAAGCCTCTCACCTCGAACTCGGAGCAGACCGTGAAGAGCTGTGTCACGGACCAGTCGTTCAAGGACTACGTCGAGGACTCCTCGCAGGATGCCCTCGACGACAAGGTCGAAGCCACTCCGTGGGTGCTCATCAACGGCGAGCGCACGGACAAGACCAGCGACCCGCAGGCTCTGGCCACCGAGATCCTCAAGGCCACCGGCGAGTTCGAGGGCTGA